Proteins encoded together in one Microcaecilia unicolor chromosome 3, aMicUni1.1, whole genome shotgun sequence window:
- the LOC115464969 gene encoding carbohydrate sulfotransferase 5-like — MSGKCSTYLKCVLCMVLVQVIWQSSWHIYQAPNQRIKTRQTKTHLLILSSWRSGSSFVGQLFNQNPDVFYLIEPAWHVWNRLPQETPELLHLPVRDLIRSIFLCDMSAFKPYMSTSKYIGNLFLWHESRALCSSLVCPNSTLKDFINRTECGKKCGTVPFKKLEDACRNYSHVVVKAVRILNLEVLYPLLKDPSLNLKIIHLVRDPRAILSSRESFGYLNSDDVIVSKAQRSTSNISVVMEEICKAQVQIYKLASLNSQPFLKNRYIMVRYEDLVRSPVDHTTELYDYIGLTVTTKFKSWTYNVSHGLIPNDKDLMPFSEDSVKVAQQWREKLHFSKVKQVQKLCKQEMEVFGYQLIESEREQKNMSLDLLLPKPDKFEWIT, encoded by the coding sequence ATGAGTGGAAAATGCAGCACTTACCTGAAGTGCGTCCTCTGTATGGTTTTGGTCCAAGTGATATGGCAATCCAGTTGGCATATATACCAGGCCCCTAACCAAAGGATCAAAACCAGACAAACCAAAACCCACCTCCTAATCCTTTCTTCATGGAGGTCAGGGTCTTCTTTTGTGGGTCAGCTCTTCAATCAGAACCCTGATGTGTTCTACCTGATAGAACCTGCCTGGCATGTGTGGAACCGGTTACCCCAGGAGACCCCAGAGCTTCTGCATTTGCCTGTACGGGACCTGATCAGATCCATCTTCCTGTGTGACATGTCTGCTTTTAAACCCTACATGTCCACAAGCAAGTACATTGGAAATCTTTTCTTGTGGCACGAGAGCCGTGCTCTCTGTTCTTCTCTTGTCTGTCCAAACTCTACCCTCAAAGACTtcatcaacagaacggagtgtgGCAAAAAATGTGGAACAGTCCCATTTAAAAAATTGGAGGACGCCTGCAGGAACTACAGCCACGTGGTGGTGAAGGCTGTTCGAATTCTCAACTTAGAGGTTCTCTACCCACTCCTGAAAGACCCTTCACTGAACCTGAAAATAATCCATCTGGTAAGGGATCCTCGGGCTATCCTCTCTTCACGGGAATCATTTGGATACCTAAACTCTGATGATGTTATAGTCAGCAAAGCTCAGAGGTCCACATCCAACATCAGTGTGGTGATGGAAGAAATCTGCAAGGCCCAAGTACAAATTTATAAGTTGGCCTCTCTGAATTCACAACCCTTCTTGAAGAACCGGTATATCATGGTGCGTTATGAAGACCTTGTGAGGAGCCCAGTGGATCATACCACAGAGTTGTATGACTACATAGGACTCACAGTGACAACCAAGTTCAAATCCTGGACTTACAATGTCAGCCATGGGCTCATTCCTAACGATAAAGACTTAATGCCTTTCAGTGAAGACTCTGTTAAGGTTGCTCAACAATGGAGGGAGAAGTTGCACTTCTCAAAAGTGAAGCAAGTACAGAAATTGTGTAAACAGGAGATGGAAGTGTTTGGTTATCAGCTCATTGAGTCTGAGAGGGAACAGAAGAACATGTCATTAGACTTGCTGCTACCCAAACCAGACAAGTTTGAGTGGATCACCTGA